One genomic window of Arcobacter sp. CECT 8986 includes the following:
- a CDS encoding NifS family cysteine desulfurase → MEVYLDNNATTVVDPVVYEEMKPFFCEKYGNPNSLHRFGAGTHPKMMEALDYLYSGINADDEDDIIVTANATESNNTVIKGIWVDKILNGDKNHIITSEVEHPAITATCKFLESQGVSVTYLPVNEEGVLEASSVKEYLRDDTALVSIMWANNETGKIFPIEEIGQICKEAGVLFHSDATQAIGKIKVDVQKANVDFISFSAHKFHGPKGVGGLYVRKGIKLTPLLHGGEQMGGKRAGTVDVASMVGMGFAMHLATNEMALAYENNHVKKLRDKLESAILELPETVVIGGVENRTPNTTLISIRGVEGESMLWDLNQKGIGASTGSACASEDLEANPVMNAFGSDSELAHTGVRFSLSRFNTEEQIDYAIEAIVGAVKRLRNLSSSYAYAPESHKSGL, encoded by the coding sequence ATGGAAGTTTATTTAGACAATAATGCAACTACTGTGGTAGACCCAGTAGTTTATGAAGAGATGAAGCCATTTTTCTGTGAAAAATATGGTAACCCAAACTCTTTACATAGATTTGGAGCAGGAACTCATCCAAAAATGATGGAAGCTTTAGACTATTTATATAGTGGTATTAATGCAGATGATGAAGATGATATTATCGTTACTGCAAATGCAACTGAGAGTAATAATACTGTAATTAAAGGTATTTGGGTTGACAAGATATTAAATGGTGACAAAAATCATATTATTACTTCAGAAGTAGAACACCCAGCAATAACTGCAACATGTAAATTCTTAGAATCACAAGGTGTAAGTGTAACTTATCTTCCTGTAAATGAAGAGGGTGTATTAGAAGCAAGTAGTGTAAAAGAGTATTTAAGAGATGATACAGCACTAGTTTCAATTATGTGGGCAAACAACGAAACAGGAAAAATTTTCCCTATTGAAGAGATTGGACAAATTTGTAAAGAAGCTGGAGTTTTATTCCACTCAGATGCAACTCAAGCAATTGGAAAAATAAAAGTTGATGTTCAAAAAGCAAATGTAGATTTTATATCTTTCTCTGCACATAAATTTCATGGACCAAAAGGTGTTGGTGGATTATATGTAAGAAAAGGAATTAAATTAACTCCATTATTACATGGTGGAGAACAAATGGGTGGAAAAAGAGCTGGTACTGTTGATGTTGCATCAATGGTTGGAATGGGATTTGCAATGCATTTAGCTACAAATGAAATGGCTTTAGCTTATGAAAACAACCATGTTAAAAAATTAAGAGATAAACTTGAAAGTGCAATTTTAGAACTTCCTGAAACAGTAGTTATTGGAGGAGTAGAAAACAGAACTCCAAATACAACTCTTATTTCAATTAGAGGTGTTGAAGGTGAATCTATGTTATGGGATTTAAATCAAAAAGGTATTGGTGCAAGTACAGGTAGTGCATGTGCAAGTGAAGATTTAGAAGCAAACCCTGTAATGAATGCATTTGGAAGTGATAGCGAATTAGCTCATACAGGTGTTAGATTTAGTTTAAGTAGATTTAATACAGAAGAACAAATTGACTATGCAATTGAAGCAATAGTTGGCGCAGTAAAAAGATTAAGAAACTTATCAAGTTCTTATGCGTATGCACCAGAATCACACAAGTCTGGATTATAA
- a CDS encoding iron-sulfur cluster assembly scaffold protein, whose amino-acid sequence MAKNDLVSGSIWDEYSNQVVNRMNNPQHQGEITEERAKELNAKLIIADFGAESCGDAVRLYWAVDEATDKILESKFKSFGCGTAIASSDVMAELCIGKTVDEAVKITNIDVEKALRDEPNTPAVPPQKMHCSVMAYDVIKKAASQYKGVDMESFEEEEIVCECARVSLATIKEVIRINDLKTVEEITDYTKAGAFCKSCIKPGGHEDKDIYLVDILADTRALMEEDRLKTAADASASGELTFDKMTLVQRIKALDTILDEDIRPMLVMDGGNMEIIDIKENLPHYDLYIRYLGACSGCASGSTGTLYAIESILQQKIDENIRVLPI is encoded by the coding sequence ATGGCAAAAAATGATTTAGTAAGTGGATCAATTTGGGATGAGTACTCAAATCAAGTTGTAAACAGAATGAATAATCCTCAACACCAAGGGGAAATTACAGAAGAGAGAGCAAAAGAGTTAAATGCAAAATTAATTATTGCAGATTTTGGTGCAGAATCATGTGGTGATGCAGTAAGACTTTATTGGGCAGTTGATGAAGCAACTGATAAAATCTTAGAGTCAAAATTTAAATCTTTTGGATGTGGTACAGCTATTGCTTCAAGTGATGTTATGGCTGAACTTTGTATTGGAAAAACTGTTGATGAAGCAGTAAAAATTACAAATATTGATGTTGAAAAAGCACTAAGAGATGAGCCAAATACTCCTGCTGTTCCTCCTCAAAAAATGCACTGTTCTGTAATGGCGTATGATGTAATTAAAAAAGCAGCATCTCAATACAAAGGTGTTGATATGGAATCTTTTGAAGAAGAAGAAATTGTATGTGAATGTGCAAGAGTATCTTTAGCAACTATTAAAGAAGTAATTAGAATTAATGATTTAAAAACTGTTGAAGAAATTACTGATTATACAAAAGCTGGTGCATTTTGTAAATCATGTATTAAACCAGGTGGACATGAAGATAAAGATATCTATTTAGTTGATATTTTAGCTGATACTAGAGCTTTAATGGAAGAAGATAGATTAAAAACTGCTGCTGATGCAAGTGCAAGTGGAGAACTTACATTTGATAAAATGACTTTAGTTCAAAGAATTAAAGCTCTTGATACTATCTTAGATGAAGATATTAGACCAATGCTTGTAATGGATGGTGGTAATATGGAAATCATTGATATTAAAGAGAACTTACCTCATTATGATTTATATATTAGATACTTAGGTGCATGTTCAGGATGTGCGTCTGGAAGTACTGGTACACTTTACGCAATTGAGTCAATCTTACAACAAAAAATTGATGAAAATATCAGAGTTTTACCAATTTAA
- a CDS encoding hemerythrin domain-containing protein, with the protein MSETIKSFLTDDHRSCDNQFAALENLVAMQNWQDATKNFYKFEKELKIHFDMEEKVMFPAFENKTGMSAGPTQVMRMEHAQMLNVLSSMKEDIENKDKRHFLGLSESLMMLLQQHNMKEEQMLYAMADAHLHEESASIIEKMRELKRD; encoded by the coding sequence ATGAGTGAAACAATCAAATCATTCTTAACTGACGACCATAGATCTTGTGATAATCAATTTGCAGCTTTAGAAAATTTAGTTGCAATGCAAAATTGGCAAGATGCAACTAAAAACTTTTATAAATTTGAAAAAGAGTTAAAAATCCATTTTGATATGGAGGAGAAAGTGATGTTTCCAGCTTTTGAAAATAAAACTGGAATGAGTGCAGGTCCAACACAAGTTATGAGAATGGAACATGCACAAATGTTAAATGTTTTATCTTCTATGAAAGAGGATATTGAAAATAAAGACAAAAGACATTTTCTTGGTTTAAGTGAAAGTTTGATGATGCTTTTGCAACAACATAATATGAAAGAAGAGCAGATGTTGTATGCTATGGCAGATGCACATTTACATGAAGAGAGTGCTTCTATTATAGAAAAAATGAGAGAATTAAAAAGAGATTAG
- the argH gene encoding argininosuccinate lyase has protein sequence MSNDNNQILKNTNAQILDEFNASVMFDKELYAQDIKGSMAHSQMLFEQGILSKEDKDAIHNGLLQVKEEIESGKFEFKIEHEDIHMAVESRLTEIIGDAGKRLHTARSRNDQVATDFRLYVQEKTLSIKEQLKDVVNTFVLVAKKHTDTLIPGMTHLQHAQPINFGYHMLAYANMFKRDFERFESSYERNNVSPLGSAALAGTPHNINRESTCKQLGFTSASINAMDSVSDRDFALEILFNISTAMMHVSRIAEELVTWSSYEFQFVKMSDEYATTSSIMPQKKNPDVPELLRGKTGRTYGNLISLLTVMKGLPLAYNKDTQEDKEGVFDSVKTIEISLKILNEVIKTMHVNVDKMSEACKVGHLSATDLADYLVQKQNMPFRTAYYITKDVVAMANSLNKDISELSIEEIRNSNEQIKDINDEIVMYLDLKASMSARNSFGGTSTKQTENQIKILNNWIESK, from the coding sequence ATGTCAAATGATAATAATCAAATTTTAAAAAATACAAATGCTCAAATATTAGATGAATTCAATGCTTCAGTAATGTTTGATAAAGAGCTTTATGCACAAGATATTAAAGGTTCTATGGCACATAGTCAAATGCTTTTTGAACAAGGTATTTTATCAAAAGAGGATAAAGATGCTATTCATAATGGTCTTTTACAAGTAAAAGAAGAGATTGAAAGTGGTAAATTTGAGTTTAAAATTGAGCATGAAGATATTCATATGGCAGTTGAAAGTAGATTAACTGAAATTATTGGTGATGCAGGGAAAAGACTACATACTGCAAGAAGTAGAAATGACCAAGTTGCTACTGATTTTAGATTATATGTACAAGAAAAAACATTAAGTATAAAAGAGCAGTTAAAAGATGTTGTAAATACTTTTGTTTTGGTTGCAAAAAAACATACAGATACTTTAATTCCTGGTATGACTCATTTACAACATGCTCAACCTATTAATTTTGGTTATCATATGCTTGCATATGCAAATATGTTTAAAAGAGATTTTGAAAGATTTGAAAGTTCATATGAAAGAAATAATGTCTCTCCTTTAGGAAGTGCTGCACTTGCAGGAACTCCACACAATATTAATAGAGAAAGTACTTGTAAACAATTAGGATTTACTTCTGCTTCAATTAATGCAATGGATAGTGTAAGTGATAGAGATTTTGCACTAGAAATTTTATTTAATATAAGTACAGCAATGATGCACGTAAGTAGAATTGCTGAAGAGTTAGTAACTTGGTCATCTTATGAATTTCAATTTGTAAAAATGAGTGATGAGTATGCTACAACTTCTTCAATTATGCCTCAAAAGAAAAACCCTGATGTTCCTGAGTTATTAAGAGGAAAAACAGGTAGAACATATGGAAACCTTATCTCACTTTTAACAGTAATGAAAGGATTACCACTTGCTTATAATAAAGATACACAAGAAGATAAAGAGGGTGTATTTGATTCTGTTAAAACAATAGAAATTTCATTAAAGATATTAAATGAAGTAATTAAAACTATGCATGTAAATGTAGATAAAATGAGTGAAGCTTGTAAAGTTGGACATTTAAGTGCAACTGATTTAGCTGATTACTTAGTACAAAAACAAAATATGCCTTTTAGAACAGCTTATTATATTACAAAAGATGTAGTTGCTATGGCAAATAGTCTAAATAAAGATATTAGTGAACTTTCAATTGAAGAAATAAGAAATTCAAATGAACAAATAAAAGATATAAATGATGAAATAGTTATGTATCTTGATTTAAAAGCTTCAATGAGTGCTAGAAACTCTTTTGGTGGTACATCAACAAAACAGACTGAAAATCAAATAAAAATATTAAATAATTGGATAGAGAGTAAATAA
- a CDS encoding chemotaxis protein CheV, with protein MSDISSSVEQMTQGHRRNVQQLAVFYTNHNNIYAINIAKVKAFVIKDEVTINDTPSDSTIIAGIATIRGEPVTLVNLDAWLGQQKVPMEEYKLIIYCEFNHKKVGFLIKDMLDIVEKTTEDLRHTEETNSKITYTTYVKVHEKDELCTVFNAEQLLKDIGWTDDGEDAINKYVDAPITSSKLVLAAEDSGVAREILRKFFKKANISFEIYNNGALLLKRFQELDPNDIGLIITDIEMPEADGFQVAAFIKENSQYSHIPVVVNSSMTTDAVKNKMKGIGVDWFIGKTDVQALYDATKKFLLS; from the coding sequence ATGAGTGACATCAGTAGTAGCGTTGAACAAATGACTCAAGGTCATAGAAGAAATGTTCAGCAGTTAGCAGTATTTTATACAAATCATAACAATATCTACGCTATTAACATTGCTAAAGTTAAAGCATTTGTTATCAAAGATGAAGTAACTATTAATGATACACCTAGTGATTCGACTATTATTGCAGGAATTGCTACAATTAGGGGTGAACCTGTAACATTAGTTAACCTAGATGCATGGTTAGGTCAACAAAAAGTACCTATGGAAGAGTACAAACTTATTATCTACTGTGAGTTTAATCACAAAAAAGTAGGTTTTTTAATTAAAGATATGCTTGATATCGTTGAAAAAACTACTGAAGATTTAAGACATACAGAAGAGACAAATTCAAAGATTACTTATACAACATACGTAAAAGTACATGAAAAAGATGAACTTTGTACAGTATTTAATGCAGAACAACTTCTTAAAGATATTGGTTGGACTGATGATGGAGAAGATGCAATTAATAAATATGTAGATGCTCCAATAACATCAAGTAAATTAGTTCTTGCAGCTGAAGATTCAGGTGTTGCAAGAGAAATTTTAAGAAAATTCTTCAAAAAAGCAAATATAAGCTTTGAAATTTACAATAATGGTGCATTACTATTAAAAAGATTTCAAGAATTAGATCCAAATGATATTGGATTAATTATTACTGATATTGAGATGCCAGAAGCTGATGGTTTCCAAGTTGCAGCTTTTATAAAAGAAAATAGTCAATATAGTCATATTCCTGTTGTAGTAAACTCATCTATGACAACTGACGCAGTAAAAAATAAAATGAAGGGTATCGGTGTAGATTGGTTTATTGGGAAAACTGATGTACAAGCACTTTACGATGCTACTAAAAAATTCCTTTTAAGTTAA
- a CDS encoding tRNA threonylcarbamoyladenosine dehydratase: MRYDRTKKLFGEDNFQKFQNAKIILLGVGGVGSFALDALYRTGITDITIVDFDTYEESNLNRQMGSEGNIGEVKVDALAKKYPKVTPIHVKITKEWIDNFDFSSYDYILDAIDDVTPKVHLIKKYFTKVISTSGGAKRIDPSKIEYKSIWDTYNDPFIRKIRTELKAQGFKKKFKVVFSSEEPKCIEKGSFEGVTGSFGLMMASITVQKLIKKY, encoded by the coding sequence ATGAGATATGACAGAACAAAAAAACTTTTTGGTGAAGATAATTTCCAAAAATTTCAAAATGCAAAAATTATTCTTCTAGGAGTAGGAGGAGTAGGTAGTTTTGCACTTGACGCATTATACAGAACTGGTATTACAGATATAACTATTGTAGATTTTGATACATATGAAGAGTCAAATTTAAATAGACAAATGGGTAGTGAAGGAAACATTGGCGAAGTAAAAGTTGATGCTTTAGCAAAAAAATATCCAAAAGTGACACCAATTCATGTTAAAATTACTAAAGAGTGGATTGATAATTTTGACTTTTCATCATATGATTATATTTTAGATGCAATTGATGATGTAACACCAAAGGTTCATCTAATAAAAAAATACTTTACAAAAGTTATAAGTACAAGTGGTGGAGCAAAAAGAATTGATCCAAGTAAAATAGAGTACAAATCAATTTGGGACACGTACAACGACCCTTTTATTAGAAAAATAAGAACAGAATTAAAAGCTCAAGGTTTTAAGAAAAAATTCAAAGTAGTTTTTTCATCTGAAGAGCCTAAATGTATAGAAAAAGGAAGTTTCGAAGGTGTTACAGGTTCATTTGGCTTAATGATGGCATCAATCACTGTTCAAAAGTTGATTAAAAAGTATTAA
- the greA gene encoding transcription elongation factor GreA — translation MEKEPMTISGYEKITNNLDFLKTKERPETVIALDEARQLGDLKENAEYHAAKDKLKIIDSQIAELGNIISKAVIIDPSTLPHDKVSFGSTVDLVDVDTEQEYTYTIVGGVESDADKGLISFNSPLAKQLMGKEEGDEVQASLPGGLSTFEVVEVYYKEIQL, via the coding sequence ATGGAAAAAGAACCAATGACAATATCTGGTTATGAAAAAATTACAAATAATCTAGATTTTTTAAAAACTAAAGAACGACCAGAAACAGTAATTGCATTAGATGAAGCAAGACAATTAGGTGATTTAAAAGAAAATGCCGAATATCATGCTGCAAAAGATAAATTAAAAATTATAGATTCTCAAATTGCAGAATTAGGAAATATTATTAGCAAAGCTGTTATTATTGACCCTTCAACTCTACCTCACGATAAAGTAAGCTTTGGATCAACTGTTGATTTAGTTGATGTTGATACAGAACAAGAGTATACTTATACAATAGTTGGTGGAGTAGAATCTGATGCTGATAAAGGATTAATATCTTTTAATTCTCCTTTAGCAAAACAGTTAATGGGAAAAGAAGAGGGTGATGAAGTTCAAGCTTCACTTCCAGGTGGTTTATCTACATTTGAAGTTGTAGAGGTTTACTACAAAGAGATACAGTTATAA
- a CDS encoding UDP-2,3-diacylglucosamine diphosphatase — MFFELKDNSIFVADSHYNEKNEQFLIFLEKLKSKEIKCEQLILMGDMFDFISSESKYFVKRNQKLIDIINELSNIIQIVYFEGNHDYNMQPLFDNVKVIKREKQPLIVDYKDKKVAICHGDIYTPKSYDLYCKVIRNHPLLIFLNMLDIKNFISKKIYYTLIKKTICSDFKGFEELALKRSKNFDADMIVEGHFHQGKEYTFDKKRYINIPSLCCSQEYSILKDEQFIKIKLNK; from the coding sequence ATGTTTTTTGAGCTAAAAGATAACTCGATTTTTGTAGCTGACTCTCACTACAATGAAAAAAACGAACAATTCTTAATCTTTTTAGAAAAATTAAAATCTAAAGAGATTAAGTGTGAACAACTAATTTTAATGGGAGATATGTTTGATTTTATATCTTCTGAGAGTAAATACTTTGTAAAAAGAAATCAAAAACTAATTGACATTATTAATGAACTTTCAAATATTATACAAATTGTATACTTTGAAGGAAATCATGATTATAATATGCAACCTTTATTTGATAATGTTAAAGTAATAAAAAGAGAAAAACAACCACTTATTGTAGATTATAAAGATAAAAAAGTTGCAATATGTCATGGTGATATTTATACTCCAAAATCTTATGATTTATATTGTAAAGTTATTAGAAATCACCCTTTATTAATATTTTTGAATATGTTAGATATTAAAAACTTTATATCTAAAAAAATTTATTATACATTAATTAAAAAAACTATTTGTTCTGATTTTAAAGGGTTTGAAGAATTAGCTTTAAAACGTAGTAAAAATTTTGATGCAGATATGATAGTTGAAGGGCATTTTCATCAAGGAAAAGAGTACACTTTTGATAAGAAAAGATATATTAATATTCCCTCATTATGTTGTAGTCAAGAGTATTCAATACTAAAAGATGAGCAATTCATAAAAATAAAACTTAATAAATAA
- the uvrB gene encoding excinuclease ABC subunit UvrB codes for MAKFEVVSEYSPSGDQPQAIEALSQSIDEGNKYQTLLGVTGSGKTYTMAKVIEKVQKPTLIMTHNKTLAAQLYSEFKAFFPNNHVEYFISYYDYYQPEAYIPRSDLFIEKDSSINEELERLRLSATASLLSFDDVIVIASVSANYGLGNPEEYKAMVQRIEVGFEYSQKEFLLKLVEMGYKRNDKFFDRADFRVNGDVIDIFPAYFEDEFIRVEFFGDEVESITKHEYLTNTKTKSLDEVIIYSVNPFVVSNDKLATAVKQIEDELKERLEFFKQEDKQVEYQRLKQRVEFDLEMIESTGMCKGIENYARHLTGQKPGETPYSLMNYFEQMKEEFLLIVDESHVSLPQFRGMYAADRSRKEVLVEYGFRLPSALDNRPLKFDEFIKKAPHFLFVSATPNELEIEKSSVVAEQIIRPTGLLDPVIEIMDSEYQVEKLYDEIKKVVEKNQRVLVTVLTKKMAEELTSYYSDLGIKVKYMHSEIDAIERNQIIRELRLGEFDVLVGINLLREGLDIPETSLVAILDADKEGFLRSKTSLIQTMGRGARNENGRVILFAKRITDSMQFAIDETNRRREIQKEYNKEHNITPKSTKRKIDENLKLEEYDDLAWKKQKLEKMPASERKKILIELNKKMTKAAKDLNFEEAIRLRDEIEKLKKA; via the coding sequence ATCGCAAAATTTGAAGTAGTAAGTGAGTATTCACCATCTGGAGATCAACCTCAAGCAATTGAAGCGCTAAGTCAATCAATAGATGAAGGGAACAAATACCAAACACTTTTAGGTGTAACAGGAAGTGGTAAAACTTATACAATGGCTAAAGTTATTGAAAAAGTTCAAAAGCCAACTTTAATTATGACACATAATAAAACTCTTGCTGCGCAATTATATAGTGAATTTAAAGCATTCTTTCCAAACAATCATGTTGAGTATTTTATATCATACTATGATTATTATCAACCAGAAGCCTATATTCCAAGAAGTGATTTATTTATAGAAAAAGATTCTTCTATAAATGAAGAATTAGAAAGATTAAGATTAAGTGCAACTGCTTCTCTTTTATCTTTTGATGATGTAATTGTAATTGCTTCTGTTTCTGCAAACTATGGTTTAGGTAATCCAGAAGAGTATAAAGCAATGGTTCAAAGAATAGAAGTTGGCTTTGAATACTCTCAAAAAGAGTTTTTACTAAAATTAGTAGAGATGGGTTATAAAAGAAATGATAAATTCTTTGATAGGGCAGATTTTAGAGTAAATGGAGATGTAATTGATATTTTCCCTGCTTACTTTGAAGATGAATTTATAAGAGTTGAGTTTTTTGGTGATGAAGTTGAATCAATCACAAAACATGAGTACTTAACAAATACAAAAACTAAAAGTTTAGATGAGGTTATAATCTATTCTGTTAATCCTTTTGTTGTTTCAAATGATAAATTAGCAACAGCTGTTAAACAAATTGAAGATGAATTAAAAGAGAGATTAGAGTTTTTTAAACAAGAAGATAAACAAGTTGAATACCAAAGACTTAAACAAAGAGTTGAATTTGATTTAGAGATGATTGAAAGTACAGGTATGTGTAAAGGTATTGAAAATTATGCACGACACTTAACTGGACAAAAACCTGGTGAAACACCATATTCACTTATGAACTATTTTGAACAAATGAAAGAAGAGTTTTTATTAATAGTTGATGAGTCACATGTATCTTTGCCTCAATTTAGAGGAATGTATGCAGCAGATAGAAGTAGAAAAGAAGTATTAGTTGAGTACGGATTTAGACTTCCAAGTGCACTTGATAATAGACCTTTAAAATTTGATGAATTTATAAAAAAAGCTCCACACTTTCTATTTGTAAGTGCAACTCCAAATGAACTTGAAATAGAAAAAAGTTCAGTGGTTGCAGAACAAATTATTAGACCAACAGGATTACTTGACCCTGTTATTGAAATAATGGATAGTGAGTATCAAGTAGAAAAACTTTATGATGAAATAAAAAAAGTAGTAGAGAAAAATCAAAGAGTTTTAGTAACAGTATTAACTAAAAAAATGGCAGAAGAGTTAACTTCATATTATTCTGATTTAGGAATAAAAGTAAAATATATGCACAGTGAAATAGATGCAATTGAAAGAAATCAAATAATTAGAGAGTTAAGACTTGGAGAGTTTGATGTTTTAGTTGGAATTAACTTACTAAGAGAGGGACTTGATATTCCAGAAACTTCACTTGTTGCAATACTTGATGCTGATAAAGAAGGTTTTTTAAGAAGTAAAACTTCACTTATTCAAACAATGGGTAGGGGAGCAAGAAATGAAAATGGTAGAGTAATTTTATTTGCAAAAAGAATAACAGATTCAATGCAATTTGCAATTGATGAAACAAATAGAAGAAGAGAGATACAAAAAGAGTATAATAAAGAGCATAATATTACTCCTAAATCTACAAAAAGAAAAATTGATGAAAACCTTAAACTTGAAGAGTATGATGATTTAGCATGGAAAAAACAAAAATTAGAAAAAATGCCTGCAAGTGAAAGAAAAAAAATCTTAATAGAATTAAATAAAAAGATGACTAAAGCAGCAAAAGATTTAAATTTTGAAGAAGCTATTAGATTAAGAGATGAAATAGAAAAATTAAAAAAAGCCTAA
- the nth gene encoding endonuclease III, with product MPKKATKEEIQIIKEAFQEKFSNAVTELNYKNDYELLIAIILSAQCTDKRVNIITPALFEKYPSVFELADAKLEDVKELLKSCSFFNNKSKNIIKMAQSVIANYDGNIPHNQKELIKLAGVGNKTANVFMIEFEGANLMAVDTHVFRVSHRLGLSYEKTVEKTEAELVKKLKDDLHIFHQAMVLFGRYTCKALNPECENCLFPHVCKTKNSFKPG from the coding sequence TTGCCTAAAAAAGCTACAAAAGAAGAGATTCAAATAATAAAAGAAGCATTCCAAGAAAAGTTTTCAAATGCTGTTACTGAATTAAATTATAAAAATGATTATGAGTTATTAATAGCTATTATTTTATCAGCACAATGTACAGATAAAAGAGTAAATATTATAACTCCTGCACTTTTTGAAAAGTATCCAAGTGTATTTGAATTAGCTGATGCAAAACTTGAAGATGTTAAAGAGTTATTAAAAAGTTGCTCTTTTTTTAATAACAAATCAAAAAATATCATAAAAATGGCTCAAAGTGTAATTGCAAACTATGATGGAAATATTCCACATAATCAAAAAGAGTTAATTAAACTAGCTGGTGTTGGAAACAAAACAGCAAATGTTTTTATGATTGAATTTGAGGGAGCAAATCTTATGGCTGTTGATACTCATGTATTTAGAGTTTCTCATAGATTAGGATTATCTTATGAAAAAACAGTTGAAAAAACTGAAGCTGAATTAGTAAAAAAACTAAAAGATGATTTACATATATTCCATCAAGCTATGGTTTTATTTGGTAGATATACATGTAAAGCTTTAAATCCTGAGTGTGAAAACTGTCTTTTCCCTCATGTTTGTAAAACAAAAAACTCATTTAAGCCAGGCTGA